The sequence GTTGGTGTAGAGTTCTCCGAGTAGTTTGGTGACTTGGTATGGTGTGTGGAGGTTTATTGAGATGTCATGTTCCTTGAAGGGCATCTGGGATTCTAAGCCGTAAACTCCGCATCCTGAGGAAGAGTAAACAAATCTTTCCACTCCTACGAGTTGTGCGTATTGGAGTACTTTGAGGATACCGATTCCGTTGACCATGAGGTCTTTTTCTGGGTTGTCCACTGAGTTCTGGTTGGCGAAGTGAGCAGCTAAATGGAAAACCATGTCGGGTTGTTCCTTGAAAACCCTTTTAAGTTCTTCATCGTTGAGGATGTCTCCTTCAACGAATTGTATATTATCCATGGTGGGTATGTTCCATTCGTAGGCTGATGAAAGGTTATCGAGTATAATAACTTTTTCTGCTAGTTCTGATAGTTTGCGTGTGAGGTTGCTTCCCACGCATCCTGCTCCACCGGTTACAAGTACTGTTTTTCCTTCGTATTCTGAGTAATCCATCTTAATCATCTATCCTGTAGTACCATTTCATCCATTCAACTGTCTTTTGTATTCCCTCTGCTGGTGGAACCTGTGGGTCGTGTTTAAGGTCCCTGATTGATTTGGAGAAGTCTATGGTTTTCACATGAGTTGTGAAGGGCTCAGCCTCCTCATAAGTCACAAGGGAATCGTCGATTCCCACAGCCTTTAATACAAGGTCGGAGTAGTCTTTGATTTCCATTTCCCATTCCTGTTTTCCACCTATATTGTAGGCTTCTCCTGGTTTGAAGTTGTCCACAATATTGGCAAAGGTACGTGCAGTATCACCCACATAGTCTATGATCCTTTTGTGGCCTTTGTAGACCGTGTATGGTTTACCATGAAGTGCACTGTATATGAATTTAGGTATGAAACCCCTGTAAGGCGTGTAATGTTCTTCTGGCCCATAACAGTTCACAGGCCTGACACGGACTGTTTCTGTCTGGAACATTGAGGCGGAGTTCATGCACATGAGCTCTCCTGCCCATTTACTTATTGCGTAGTCGTTCATCTGGTAAGTGTCCTTGATTGGATTTTTCTCCATAACATCCTCACTCATAACACCATTGTAGTCCCCGTAAACCTCTGCAGATGAGAAAAAAATCATCCGGAAACCATGTTTTTCCTGCATACGAAGCATATGCTTGGTTCCCATGACATTGGTCTGCCACAGATTCTCATAGTAAGCCTCACCATTCCACCTACCATACTCAGCAGCAAGATGATAAACATAATCATAACTACCCTCATCAAAAAGTCGTTCAACCTGCCTGTAATTCCTCACATCGGCACGAACATAACCATCCCGCTCATTATTCATAAGATCAGCAGCCATAACCTCATGACCACGACTCCTAAGCTCATTCACAAGATTGGTACCAATAAAACCAGCACCACCAGTAACCAAAACCCTCTCAGTCTCTATGATGATTCCTCCTTACTAATTGTGAAATATTAAGATTTAAAATTTGTAAAATAGTTTTAGTCTTAACTTATCCTAACACTATATACTTACGCTCCCGTTATATAAGTTTTGAAGTTTTGTATATTGGATGTCCGATATTTGTGGTCTTTTATACAAACCTGTGAATATAGCACCACATATATAAAAAAATGATCAACATCACGTGAATATAGTTTAAAAGAATTTTCTGAGCTAAAAACATGTTCATGTTATCATAAAATCCATTTCAGTATTTATTAAATAATTTTTAAGCCCTCTATCACTTTTAAACTTATAATCATATAAATAATCCTATTTAAACTATTATTTAACCCCAAAAAGTTTAAATAAGGTTTATTTTTCTTCCAATACCTTTTTATTGTAAGAAGATAAGATAAATCTAATTGTAGATAATAAATGGGACGTTTTAGAGTATTAAAATGTGTAATTAGATTAATATGAATATAGGAAAGGGGTTCTTTTAGATGAATGAAACCAGAGAGGATCTGGAAGATGAAATCACCCGCTTGAATAAGAGGGTCAGGTACCTGGAAAATGAATTGGAAAATTCCAGTAAAAACCACAATTTAATCAAAAAAGAAAGGATGTACAGACTCCTAGCAGACAGCTGTCCAGATGTCATATACAGGATATCCATTCCTAAAGGTCGATATGATTACATCAGCCCATCCTGCCTTAGGGGGTGCGGTCGGACTCAGAAAGAGTTTTATCAGAAACCTCTTCTCATTAGAGAGATGCTCCACCCTGATTGGAAGGATTGTTTCAATGAAACATGGCTCAAACAACTCATTGAAAACTCTGTCTCACAGACTGAGTACCAGATCATCCACAGCTCTGGAGATGTAATTTGGGTGAGTCAGAAGGACGTTGTAATCCGAGATCATGACAAAAATCCCGTTGCGATTCAGGGAATTGCCAGAAACATCACCCCTGAAAAAAGGGCTGAGGATATGGAGCACAGGTTCTCAGACATCATTGAAAACACCCAGGATGCAGTGGTATCAAATGACCTTGAAGGAAGAGTACTCAGCTGGAACAGGGGTGCAGAGGAGATATACGGCTACAGTGAATCTGAGACTATGGGTAAAAATGTAGAGATGTTCACCCCTCCTGGCTGTGACTATGAACTTCCATCCATACTCAAGATGATAAAGGAAGGAGAGATGGTTCGAAACTACCCCACCCTCGGGCTGAAAAAGGATGGTTCCATAATAAACGTTTCCCTCACAGTTTCACCCATAAATGACAGCAATGGGTATATAAAAGGTGTCTCCATCATATCAAGGGATGTTACCCCTGAAAAGAAGGCTGAAAAGGAACTCAAAGAAAGCGAGGAACGTTACAGGCTCTTAGTTGAAAAGGCCCAGGTTGGAATACTCCTCATAGATCCTGATGGAAGGATCATCGACATAAACCCCAAGTTCCTGGAGATGTGCGGTTCAAGGTCAGAGGATGTGAGCAGACGTGTTAACTTGCTCAGAACCCCCGAAGTTGTGAAGTCAGGATTTTCAGGGGACTTCAAAAGGTGTCTTGAAACTGGTGAAGATGTTTCAAGCGAACACAGGTACCTCTCCCAGTGGGGAAAGGAAACCTATTCCCAGTTCCACTTGAACCCCATTAAAGATGAGGATGGTGAGGTCGTGAATGTCCTTGCGACCTTTTCAGACATCACCTACCGTAAAAATATGGAAGAAGCTCTTAAAGAGAGTGAAGAAAAGTTTCGTGAGGTTTTTAACAATGCAAACGATGCAGTTTACCTCCATGAAGTTCTTGATGGAATGCCCGGGCGTTACATAGAAGTCAATGATGTTTCATGCAGCATGCTGGGCTACAAAAGGGAAGAACTCCTTGAAATGACCCCTCAAGATGTTTCATCTGAAGATTCTGATGAAATAGGATCCATGATGGCTGAACTTCTTAAGGATGGCAGTAAAACCTTTGAATCAGAACATTTGACACGTGATGGTGACAGAATACCTGTTGAGGTCAGTTCCCACTGTTTCAAACTCAGAAACAAGGATGTTATTGTTTCAGTGGCCAGGGACATCACCCAGTGGAAGGAAGCTGAAAAGATAGTGCATGATTCCCTTAAAGAGAAGGAGTTACTGCTTCGGGAAATACATCATAGGGTTAAAAACAACTTAATGATCATATCCAGTCTTCTGAACCTGCAGTCCATTCAAATAAACGATACTGAAGTCCTTAAAATGATAAAAGACAGCCAGAGCAGGGCCCGTTCCATGGCAGTCCTCCATGAAAAACTCTACAACAGCAGTGACCTCAAACGCATAAACTTTGGGGAATACATCGAGAGCATCACAGAGTACCTTTTCAACACATACTCCACAAATAACCACGTTTCCCTTAAGATGGATGTGGAATACCTCATGCTTGACATAAACACATGTCTTCCCCTTGGACTCATAGTAAACGAACTGGTGTCAAACAGTCTAAAATATGCTTTTCCAAAGGGTATGAATGGTTGTGTGACTGTGAGGTTCCACAGGAGCCCTGAAAATTATATACTAGAAGTTGAGGATGACGGTGTTGGATTACCTGAAGATATGGACATTGAGCAGGCTGATTCCATGGGGATGAAACTTGTTTCAAACTTCACCAAGCAGTTGAATGGGGAAATGGAATTGATAATGAAAAATGGAACTTGCTTCAGAATAAAGTTTAATGAAGAGGAATTCAGTGCATCGAGTGATATGAATTAAGTCAATTACCGACACTGAACCCAAAGTTATTAATACTTGGTTGATTAATTTTAATATGTCACTCATACATACAAACCCGGTGACTTATGTGAAGGTGGGACCTTCACAACCTCCCTCATTACTGGTTTTCTTAAACTTTTTTTTATTGTGGATCCTTACATAACTGTGACTAAAAGTGTGATTAAAGCTGGAATTTATTCTTTGAACTCCAAAATCATCATTTACCCGGAAAAATCATTTATCAAAATCATCATTTAAAAATAGTTAAAAAGGTTGATTAAAAGGGTTAAAATGTAAGTGATATTCATCTTAACCCAACAAGAATGGTACGATCAAAAACAGAAAACTGTTAGAAATTCCGTGGGAAAAGGTTATGCCAAGAAGGCTACGTGTCTTCTGGAATGCGTAACCATAAAACATTGCCACAGCGAACACAAAGATCAGATCCAGGAATGAGTTCCAGCCTATGTGCATGGCTGTGAATATTAAAGAAGTGTAGATCAGTCCAAATACACATCCAAACACGTTTTCAACGTTTTTCTGAATTATTCCTCTGAAGAGCAGTTCCTCTGCAAATCCTGTTGATATCAGGAGGATCAATGCCCCGAAAAGTACCCATTGTAATGTGAAGTGAGGTATAAGGGGCTGGGGTTTGAGTATGAAGTACTCCACTGTTCCAAGGAGAACTCCAGTCAGGGCCATGAGTATCTGCAGCTTCAGCTTTCCCCACTGAAAGCCTACATTTTTAATTCCGAGTCCCTGAACCTTCATTATAACGTAAGATGCGCCAAAGAGAGGAACTGCTATTATTGGGAACCAGTAAAGTTGTTCTATGTGTACAAGTCCCGGGATGGTGTGTCCAAGGATCCTTATCATTGGTAGTGCCATCATGGACATGAGAAGGTAGGAGAAATTCTGCTCCTTGACAAGCGAAGAATTGATTAGAAGTGCGAAGAGTATTCCTACGTGCATTACAATGCCCATCTCCACACTGTAGTATGCAGTCACAATTTCAGCAGCCATGAGTGCTGCAAGGTATATGATTACAGTTAAAACCTTTCTCTTGAAAGAACGTACATTTGAACGTTTTTTCTTAATTGTTTCAATCAATCTGAGTGTTTCTTCACTGCCGGAGGTGTTCTGGATCTTTTCGTAAACACTGTTTGCCCGCCTGTAATCCATCAGGGCATCCTCCCATGAGCCCTGGAATTCATAGGTTTTGGCCATCAGGGAAAGAACTATTGCTTCCCTTTCATGGTCCTGGTTCTTTCTGAACTTTTTGAGAGCCTTCCTGTAGTAAGACCTTGATAGCTCGTACTCCTCACGTTTTTCATTGACCAGTGCCAGGCCTGTTAATGAGTATCCCTGACCTGTGATGTCTTTAAGCTTCTTGTAAAGTTTCAGTGCCAAACCATAGTGTTCTGAAGATCTGGTGTAATCTCCAAGGTTTACATAAACATCACCCATTTCCAGGAGGGTTTCTGCTTCATCTTCCTTGTCCCCCCACTGTCTGAACAACTTCAAAGCTTTATTGTAACATGACAAAGCAGATTCAAATTCATTGTTTTCCTGTAAATTCTTTGCTTTCTCAAAGAATTCAGATGTTTGCCCTTCTCCCATTAATTCACCATTTGAATTTTAATAATTTTTCCTTGTAACATATTTGAGGCCACAAATTATAAACCTTGCCCATGAAACTAGAAAGTATCACAATAAACATCATCTACTAAATGCAGGCCTAATATTTTATTAATGAAAACTTATATACCAAAAATCATTGAATAAAATTGTGTAAGGAAGGTTAAGGTTTCAAAAAAGATTACCCAGAAAACCTGTAAGGGTAAAACTCGTGAAAGGTTGATGTAAAAAACTAGTTTAAAAATGTAACAAAACTAGTCTATAAAAAAATTAGTTTATAACTTTCATAATGATTTTTACAAGAATAAAAATTGATCAACCCTTGTATAAATTCAAGACTCAATTTTTTATGAATTCATGAAAATTCGTGTTAATTGATGGGGACGCGTTAAGTACAGCTCATAGGTTCATCTTAAGGGATACTGTTGAATTCACTGATGAAATCCATTTTAGCTTTGGATTGAATTCAAATTAGTTATATACTGGTTGGGAAGAAAAAATATGAAAACAATTGCAATAATACCTGCCTACAACGAGGAAATAGGCATAGGTAGCATAATTTTAAATGTTCAG is a genomic window of Methanobacterium congolense containing:
- a CDS encoding NAD-dependent epimerase/dehydratase family protein; this encodes METERVLVTGGAGFIGTNLVNELRSRGHEVMAADLMNNERDGYVRADVRNYRQVERLFDEGSYDYVYHLAAEYGRWNGEAYYENLWQTNVMGTKHMLRMQEKHGFRMIFFSSAEVYGDYNGVMSEDVMEKNPIKDTYQMNDYAISKWAGELMCMNSASMFQTETVRVRPVNCYGPEEHYTPYRGFIPKFIYSALHGKPYTVYKGHKRIIDYVGDTARTFANIVDNFKPGEAYNIGGKQEWEMEIKDYSDLVLKAVGIDDSLVTYEEAEPFTTHVKTIDFSKSIRDLKHDPQVPPAEGIQKTVEWMKWYYRIDD
- a CDS encoding PAS domain S-box protein, encoding MNETREDLEDEITRLNKRVRYLENELENSSKNHNLIKKERMYRLLADSCPDVIYRISIPKGRYDYISPSCLRGCGRTQKEFYQKPLLIREMLHPDWKDCFNETWLKQLIENSVSQTEYQIIHSSGDVIWVSQKDVVIRDHDKNPVAIQGIARNITPEKRAEDMEHRFSDIIENTQDAVVSNDLEGRVLSWNRGAEEIYGYSESETMGKNVEMFTPPGCDYELPSILKMIKEGEMVRNYPTLGLKKDGSIINVSLTVSPINDSNGYIKGVSIISRDVTPEKKAEKELKESEERYRLLVEKAQVGILLIDPDGRIIDINPKFLEMCGSRSEDVSRRVNLLRTPEVVKSGFSGDFKRCLETGEDVSSEHRYLSQWGKETYSQFHLNPIKDEDGEVVNVLATFSDITYRKNMEEALKESEEKFREVFNNANDAVYLHEVLDGMPGRYIEVNDVSCSMLGYKREELLEMTPQDVSSEDSDEIGSMMAELLKDGSKTFESEHLTRDGDRIPVEVSSHCFKLRNKDVIVSVARDITQWKEAEKIVHDSLKEKELLLREIHHRVKNNLMIISSLLNLQSIQINDTEVLKMIKDSQSRARSMAVLHEKLYNSSDLKRINFGEYIESITEYLFNTYSTNNHVSLKMDVEYLMLDINTCLPLGLIVNELVSNSLKYAFPKGMNGCVTVRFHRSPENYILEVEDDGVGLPEDMDIEQADSMGMKLVSNFTKQLNGEMELIMKNGTCFRIKFNEEEFSASSDMN
- a CDS encoding tetratricopeptide repeat protein codes for the protein MGEGQTSEFFEKAKNLQENNEFESALSCYNKALKLFRQWGDKEDEAETLLEMGDVYVNLGDYTRSSEHYGLALKLYKKLKDITGQGYSLTGLALVNEKREEYELSRSYYRKALKKFRKNQDHEREAIVLSLMAKTYEFQGSWEDALMDYRRANSVYEKIQNTSGSEETLRLIETIKKKRSNVRSFKRKVLTVIIYLAALMAAEIVTAYYSVEMGIVMHVGILFALLINSSLVKEQNFSYLLMSMMALPMIRILGHTIPGLVHIEQLYWFPIIAVPLFGASYVIMKVQGLGIKNVGFQWGKLKLQILMALTGVLLGTVEYFILKPQPLIPHFTLQWVLFGALILLISTGFAEELLFRGIIQKNVENVFGCVFGLIYTSLIFTAMHIGWNSFLDLIFVFAVAMFYGYAFQKTRSLLGITFSHGISNSFLFLIVPFLLG